In the Campylobacter sp. RM6914 genome, one interval contains:
- the fliK gene encoding flagellar hook-length control protein FliK: MQTLKSSNPIDLLNVAPTKKQTSSKSNNKEDSEFLSMILNAASNKANKGESINEKDIKEIVKTIDDKIKIQEETQVGEQNKILTDLANLDETTKNELYENANFMQLLQVLEILNGGEQISKFPNFSDKIAAFLSNSANVKELSEVKSITDLLDLAKKFDLGLENLTITNDDVETLSEMFKGLANKEFFKPVLPQAQNIYSGELKNQVEQTISMNESTEPVKLNALLHEISKEVKPNLKQQTQTSQTKTPTLQTSENMIDEAIETTNTEEVAIKTVQNLSVKNEKNINLQSLLYPEREQNLAQESMTQGEEIQIQDENPLNSMVRDISSAARSQIQEKALVKETFSNFSENLKEQIQNYKAPLTRVNITLNPMNLGEVEITMLNRGNNLHINFNSNTATMNLFLQNQAEFKNSLVNMGFTELEMNFNDQSQRQEKGQQAYKNQNKQAQESEEIQEAEQNLLELVIPRYV; the protein is encoded by the coding sequence TACTAAACGCCGCGTCAAACAAAGCTAACAAAGGCGAAAGTATAAACGAAAAAGATATCAAAGAGATCGTAAAAACGATAGATGACAAGATAAAAATTCAAGAAGAAACACAAGTCGGAGAGCAAAATAAAATTCTAACCGACCTAGCAAACTTAGACGAAACCACCAAAAATGAACTTTATGAAAATGCAAATTTCATGCAGCTCTTGCAAGTTTTAGAAATTTTAAACGGTGGCGAGCAGATAAGCAAATTCCCAAATTTTAGCGATAAAATAGCCGCATTTTTATCAAATAGCGCAAACGTAAAAGAGCTTAGCGAGGTAAAAAGTATCACGGATCTACTTGATCTTGCTAAGAAATTTGACCTTGGACTTGAAAATCTCACTATCACGAACGACGATGTAGAAACATTAAGCGAGATGTTTAAAGGACTAGCCAACAAGGAGTTTTTTAAGCCCGTGTTGCCGCAAGCACAAAACATTTATAGTGGCGAACTTAAAAATCAAGTCGAGCAAACCATCAGCATGAATGAAAGCACAGAGCCTGTTAAGCTAAACGCTCTTTTGCATGAAATTTCAAAAGAGGTAAAACCAAATTTAAAACAGCAAACCCAAACATCACAAACCAAAACGCCAACATTGCAAACATCAGAAAACATGATAGATGAGGCTATAGAAACGACAAATACCGAAGAAGTAGCCATAAAAACAGTTCAAAATTTAAGTGTAAAAAACGAAAAAAATATAAATTTACAGTCGCTTTTATACCCTGAAAGGGAGCAAAATTTAGCGCAAGAAAGCATGACGCAAGGCGAGGAAATTCAAATCCAAGATGAAAATCCCCTAAACTCCATGGTGCGCGACATATCAAGCGCAGCTAGGTCACAGATACAAGAAAAAGCTCTCGTAAAAGAGACTTTTAGCAACTTTAGCGAAAATTTAAAAGAGCAAATTCAAAACTATAAAGCACCGCTAACAAGGGTAAATATCACGTTAAATCCGATGAATTTAGGCGAAGTCGAGATAACAATGCTTAACCGCGGAAATAACCTGCACATAAATTTCAACTCAAACACGGCTACAATGAATTTGTTTTTACAAAATCAAGCCGAGTTTAAAAACAGCCTTGTAAATATGGGATTTACCGAACTTGAGATGAATTTTAACGACCAAAGCCAAAGACAAGAAAAGGGTCAACAAGCCTACAAAAACCAAAACAAACAAGCACAAGAGAGTGAAGAGATACAAGAAGCGGAACAAAATTTGCTTGAGCTTGTTATACCAAGATATGTTTAA
- a CDS encoding flagellar basal body rod modification protein yields the protein MASVADVQTQFTADKIQAKKDAAKLASADGTNPGSQLDKDAFLKLLLTELQYQDPTSPMDTEKMLTQTSQLATLEMQENTNSTMKELVSQLQANSSMYALSALGKMANIGTDRVSVTEETVNLTIPIYFPSNATGGTLSITDSNGNVVRTESIGSQNAGTNTFNWNLITNSGTKAGTGTYAVKVNYTDSEGNAKTATYGSYPVEAVKFIDGKAQVKIAGEYISADDVSEYYEEVNLNNKQTNTSSSSTNNQTPKQSVAESALATENALADEAEAEYNALLNRG from the coding sequence ATGGCAAGCGTAGCCGACGTTCAAACACAATTTACAGCAGATAAGATACAAGCCAAAAAAGACGCAGCAAAACTTGCAAGCGCAGACGGGACAAATCCCGGTTCACAACTTGACAAAGACGCATTTTTAAAGCTTTTACTAACAGAACTTCAGTATCAAGACCCGACTTCACCTATGGATACGGAAAAAATGCTAACACAAACAAGCCAACTAGCCACGCTAGAAATGCAAGAAAACACAAACTCGACCATGAAAGAACTTGTATCGCAATTACAAGCTAACTCAAGTATGTATGCCCTATCCGCGCTTGGAAAAATGGCAAACATCGGCACCGATAGAGTAAGCGTAACGGAAGAAACGGTAAATTTAACGATCCCTATCTACTTCCCATCTAATGCCACAGGCGGAACGCTAAGCATAACAGACTCCAACGGCAACGTCGTAAGAACCGAAAGTATCGGGTCGCAAAATGCCGGAACAAATACCTTTAACTGGAATTTGATCACAAACAGCGGAACAAAAGCCGGCACAGGAACATATGCCGTTAAGGTTAATTACACAGATAGCGAAGGCAACGCTAAAACTGCAACATACGGCTCATATCCTGTTGAAGCCGTTAAATTTATAGATGGTAAAGCCCAGGTAAAAATAGCAGGCGAATACATATCCGCAGATGATGTTTCAGAATATTACGAAGAAGTAAATTTAAATAACAAACAAACTAATACATCATCAAGTTCAACAAACAACCAAACACCTAAACAAAGTGTCGCAGAAAGTGCACTAGCTACAGAAAATGCATTAGCCGATGAGGCAGAAGCAGAATACAATGCACTGCTAAACAGAGGATAA
- a CDS encoding flagellar hook protein FlgE codes for MMRGLYNGVSGIKTQSFGMDVWANNISNINNVGFKASTPEYKSILYQTMYSAGNKPTTDQVGLGAVKQATALDMSNGSYQNTDNNFDVAIQGDGFFGVLDRYGKTYYTRAGNFDIDAAGNLVDTFGNFVLGTINELSAVTPSQSALNTFGGSGQSAQNAYTISKVDSLNLGSESAQSAIKLPSFLYLASEPTTLVNFRGNLDSTVKTQIEKSELSKDTYTQSVDEDVKTISISGALELSNSRTGYKKNDSVTVKIADASGKFSEFTTQLDKNGKWSLENQDIKYLDLDTISTEVSIFSSKEVANTQQFSTQAYGENGAINLITINLEKQVPQTSNQTLWNATATMTDKNGNVLNSSQGIMTFGPQGTLVSNTLTSVGGVKLNFLGSSDSSVYDGLISTANSDKNISITKNGYEEGVLKRYQMNDNGDILAIFDNTRMFPVAKLALYHFQNDQGLAKMGDNIYSATANSGEAFFYKDKAGDVIYGSRISSNMLEMSNVDLGSALTEIIVTQKAYDASSKSITTSDEMLQTAIQMKS; via the coding sequence ATGATGAGAGGACTTTATAACGGTGTTTCCGGGATAAAAACCCAGAGCTTTGGCATGGATGTTTGGGCAAATAACATCTCAAACATCAATAACGTCGGTTTTAAAGCCTCTACTCCGGAATACAAAAGCATACTTTATCAAACAATGTATTCTGCCGGCAACAAGCCAACAACCGATCAAGTAGGACTAGGTGCCGTAAAACAAGCAACTGCACTTGACATGAGCAACGGATCTTATCAAAATACCGATAACAATTTCGATGTTGCCATACAAGGCGATGGATTTTTTGGAGTTTTAGATAGATACGGCAAAACATACTACACAAGAGCGGGAAATTTCGACATAGATGCGGCTGGAAATTTAGTCGATACTTTTGGAAATTTTGTCCTAGGCACGATAAATGAATTATCAGCCGTAACTCCAAGCCAAAGTGCGCTAAACACCTTTGGCGGATCCGGACAAAGTGCTCAAAATGCCTATACGATATCTAAGGTAGATAGCTTAAATTTAGGCTCTGAAAGTGCACAATCAGCCATAAAGCTACCAAGCTTTTTATACCTCGCTTCCGAGCCGACAACGCTTGTAAATTTTAGAGGCAACTTAGACTCCACAGTAAAAACACAGATAGAAAAAAGCGAACTTAGCAAAGACACATACACGCAAAGTGTAGACGAAGATGTAAAAACCATAAGCATAAGTGGCGCACTTGAGCTTAGCAACTCCCGCACCGGATATAAGAAAAACGATAGCGTCACGGTAAAAATTGCCGATGCGAGCGGTAAATTTAGTGAATTTACAACTCAACTTGACAAAAACGGCAAATGGAGCTTAGAAAATCAAGATATAAAATACCTAGACCTTGATACGATAAGCACCGAAGTTAGTATATTTTCGAGCAAAGAGGTTGCCAACACTCAACAATTTAGCACGCAAGCTTACGGTGAAAACGGAGCGATAAATTTAATAACCATAAATTTAGAAAAACAAGTCCCTCAAACAAGTAACCAAACCCTCTGGAACGCGACCGCAACGATGACTGATAAAAACGGCAATGTCTTAAATTCATCACAAGGCATAATGACCTTTGGTCCGCAAGGAACACTAGTTTCAAACACACTAACAAGTGTGGGCGGCGTTAAGTTAAATTTTCTAGGCTCTAGCGATTCTAGCGTCTATGACGGTCTTATAAGTACCGCAAACAGCGACAAAAACATAAGCATAACTAAAAACGGGTATGAAGAGGGCGTTTTAAAACGCTATCAGATGAATGACAACGGCGATATACTGGCTATCTTTGACAACACAAGGATGTTTCCTGTGGCAAAACTAGCGCTTTACCACTTCCAAAATGACCAAGGACTAGCCAAAATGGGAGATAACATCTACTCTGCAACAGCAAATTCCGGAGAGGCATTTTTTTACAAAGACAAAGCGGGAGATGTTATATACGGCTCAAGGATATCATCAAATATGCTTGAAATGAGCAACGTCGATCTTGGCTCTGCACTAACGGAAATAATCGTAACGCAAAAGGCTTACGACGCTAGCTCAAAAAGTATCACAACAAGCGATGAGATGCTTCAAACCGCTATCCAAATGAAAAGCTAA
- a CDS encoding copper resistance protein CopD produces MQAIYPYVQLLHVICAIIFLGYIFFDVIIFSRLKGILGDEFDRVKSAISKKAIKIMPLCLLLLFLTGGMMMSTWVGSKAGGYFQTPLQQIFMIKVILAFVIGAGVVINLTHRTLGKQPPKFLRENLHNIAFVFGFVIVILAKVMFMV; encoded by the coding sequence ATGCAAGCCATATATCCGTATGTCCAGCTTTTGCACGTTATATGTGCGATAATTTTTCTAGGTTACATCTTCTTTGATGTTATTATATTTTCGCGTTTAAAGGGTATTTTGGGTGATGAATTTGATAGAGTTAAAAGTGCTATTTCCAAAAAAGCTATCAAGATCATGCCATTGTGTCTTTTGCTACTGTTTTTAACCGGTGGTATGATGATGAGTACATGGGTTGGCTCAAAAGCCGGAGGGTATTTTCAAACGCCTCTTCAGCAAATTTTTATGATAAAGGTTATTTTAGCATTTGTTATAGGTGCGGGAGTCGTGATAAATTTAACTCACCGCACACTTGGCAAGCAGCCGCCTAAATTTTTACGTGAAAATTTACATAATATCGCTTTTGTTTTTGGATTTGTCATAGTCATACTCGCAAAAGTTATGTTTATGGTATGA
- a CDS encoding NRAMP family divalent metal transporter — translation MSKKKISTLGSKLGALGPGILMASAAVGGSHIIASTQAGAIYGWQLAIIIILANLFKYPFFRFGTQYTLDNGHSLLTGYYEKGRFYIGIFLVLSLFAAVVNTAAVSMITAAILSFILPFKASTTMLSVVVLSASMAIILLGRYSVLDTVSKLIMITLTATTVWAVLIAFSRTGFDGVMTPDFIEPSPWQLGALGFIIALMGWMPAPIEISALNSMWVIAKKKIKRVSYEDGLLDFNVGYVGTAILALVFLALGALVQYGSGVEVETRGVAYINQFINMYAATIGEWARGLIAFIAFMCMFGTTITVVDGYSRVNCESIRLVLGKDQTKLVYFNLCVIITSVIGFFIISMFNNALGPMVRFAMIASFVTTPIFAWLNLSLVLSKGQHKVKGFLYYLSITGLAYLSIFALFFITYELGLFK, via the coding sequence ATGAGCAAAAAGAAAATTTCTACCCTAGGCTCAAAGCTTGGAGCTTTAGGTCCTGGCATACTTATGGCTTCGGCCGCGGTAGGCGGATCGCACATCATCGCATCCACACAAGCAGGTGCGATATATGGCTGGCAGCTAGCTATCATTATCATACTAGCAAACCTTTTTAAATACCCATTTTTTAGATTTGGCACACAATACACCCTTGATAACGGACACAGCCTACTTACGGGTTACTACGAAAAAGGACGCTTTTATATCGGTATATTTTTAGTGCTTAGCCTCTTTGCAGCTGTTGTGAATACCGCAGCCGTTAGCATGATAACAGCGGCGATTTTAAGCTTTATATTGCCGTTTAAAGCAAGCACGACAATGCTAAGCGTGGTTGTATTATCAGCTAGCATGGCCATCATTTTACTAGGTAGATATAGCGTGCTTGATACGGTTTCAAAACTTATCATGATAACGCTTACCGCAACTACGGTTTGGGCGGTTTTGATCGCATTTTCTAGGACGGGATTTGACGGAGTTATGACACCTGACTTTATAGAGCCTTCGCCTTGGCAGCTTGGAGCACTTGGATTTATCATCGCTCTTATGGGCTGGATGCCTGCGCCAATTGAGATCTCAGCACTTAATTCAATGTGGGTAATAGCAAAGAAAAAGATAAAAAGAGTATCTTACGAAGATGGCTTGCTTGACTTTAACGTAGGCTATGTGGGAACAGCTATCTTGGCACTTGTGTTTTTAGCTCTTGGTGCGCTTGTGCAGTATGGCTCAGGAGTAGAGGTCGAGACTAGAGGTGTGGCATATATAAATCAATTTATAAATATGTATGCTGCGACTATCGGCGAATGGGCTAGAGGGCTTATCGCATTTATAGCATTTATGTGTATGTTTGGCACTACCATCACGGTTGTAGATGGGTATTCTAGGGTAAACTGTGAAAGCATCAGGCTAGTTTTAGGTAAGGATCAAACAAAGCTTGTTTATTTTAACTTGTGCGTTATCATAACAAGCGTCATAGGCTTTTTTATCATTTCGATGTTTAACAACGCCCTTGGGCCGATGGTTAGATTTGCAATGATAGCTTCGTTTGTTACTACGCCGATATTTGCGTGGCTAAATTTAAGCCTTGTCTTAAGCAAAGGACAACATAAGGTAAAGGGCTTTTTATACTATCTATCAATCACAGGACTTGCATATCTTAGCATATTTGCATTATTCTTTATAACTTACGAGCTTGGACTGTTTAAATAA
- a CDS encoding cytochrome c3 family protein — protein sequence MKISKKLLALIVVISGIVGFFVVLPVHYVLEETSTDRFCGVCHEMDPMVISYQKDIHAGSGAIGVKAKCVDCHLPHDNLAKYVYQKAVNGIVEGYIHFFGDPDSINWVANLKNKEHYVFDNGCMSCHTNILDTTASSQQAQKMHAHYVKLQGSDKELKCVSCHVGVGHAHDMRNQLEYWKPSYKIYENKMLEQKIKSKQEFFKDEYEPTKQEREFLEKNVKKPANSH from the coding sequence ATGAAAATTTCAAAGAAATTATTAGCTCTTATTGTGGTGATAAGTGGCATTGTTGGATTTTTCGTTGTTTTACCGGTTCATTATGTGCTTGAAGAGACCAGCACGGATAGATTTTGTGGAGTCTGCCACGAGATGGATCCTATGGTTATATCATATCAAAAAGATATCCATGCAGGCAGTGGGGCAATAGGCGTAAAGGCTAAATGTGTTGATTGCCATTTACCTCACGACAACCTAGCCAAATACGTATATCAAAAAGCAGTTAATGGCATAGTAGAGGGCTATATCCACTTCTTTGGCGATCCTGATAGTATAAACTGGGTGGCTAATCTAAAAAATAAAGAGCACTATGTGTTTGACAACGGCTGTATGAGCTGTCATACTAACATCTTAGACACAACAGCTTCATCACAGCAAGCTCAAAAGATGCACGCTCACTACGTTAAACTTCAAGGAAGCGACAAAGAGCTTAAATGTGTAAGTTGCCACGTAGGAGTAGGACATGCTCACGATATGAGAAACCAGCTTGAATACTGGAAGCCTTCGTATAAAATTTACGAGAACAAAATGCTAGAACAAAAGATAAAATCAAAGCAAGAGTTCTTTAAAGATGAATATGAGCCAACCAAACAAGAGAGGGAGTTTTTGGAGAAAAATGTCAAAAAGCCGGCAAATTCACATTAA
- a CDS encoding cytochrome c3 family protein produces the protein MKRLALLLLSLVTCFSFVFGDTKSAETNSTKIVMSDELKAKYKLKPHHEHLAFDCIDCHANQGDDPSKFKNIKDEGCLSCHGTKKLLAQRLKFMDTLKANPHNSVHDGPTLYCDECHFEHKPSINMCSECHEHEVPQWMGVTP, from the coding sequence ATGAAAAGATTGGCATTATTATTGCTATCTTTGGTTACCTGTTTTAGTTTCGTCTTTGGTGATACGAAGTCTGCTGAAACAAACTCAACAAAGATAGTAATGTCTGATGAGCTTAAAGCTAAGTATAAGCTAAAGCCTCATCATGAACATTTGGCGTTTGACTGTATAGATTGTCATGCAAATCAAGGTGACGATCCTAGTAAATTTAAAAACATAAAAGATGAAGGCTGTCTAAGCTGCCACGGCACTAAAAAGCTACTAGCGCAAAGACTTAAATTTATGGATACGCTAAAAGCTAATCCACACAACTCGGTTCACGACGGTCCTACATTATACTGTGACGAGTGCCACTTCGAGCACAAGCCGTCTATAAATATGTGTAGCGAATGCCACGAGCATGAGGTTCCACAATGGATGGGAGTAACACCATGA
- a CDS encoding flavocytochrome c yields the protein MEKMSRRDLLKMSMVGASALALGSINSNADTIKSNEVKFDEEYDVVIIGTGFAGSMAALQALKRGLKVALIEKMGRAGGNSVINVGNMAVPNNAFQKAEGIKDSKELFIADCLKDGVNLNHVDLLSVIYDRANEAFEYLKSTVGVEFVPKCISASGHSIKRAVQVKVASGSGYIQPMHKMIEANPNAIIKKRTKFDEFVMEGDRVVGIKCRENYKFDSSLASDDLENTGGDVKYIKAKNGVILAAGGFSSDKWFRAQQVPYLKTNIETVSQPGATAGALLAAMDVGANPLLLSWIQLNPYTNPTEKGFGTSAVFTNHCSNDYGLSINPKTGKRFMNEHAGRKIKCDAIFKVMAEGANNDNYPVNICDQAAVDLNNPLYTSKGVESGSIKKFNTLEELAKAYNIPVEPFLKTVSDFNGYVKAEKDPEFGKPLKQADVHGIDVSKPPFYASLSTPKILYCMGGIQINEKAQVISRKTQKPIAGLYAAGEVTGGIQGGGRLGTMSMSDCMVFGMIAGENI from the coding sequence ATGGAAAAAATGTCAAGACGTGATTTGCTTAAAATGAGTATGGTAGGAGCTAGTGCTCTTGCATTAGGTAGCATAAATTCAAATGCTGACACAATTAAATCAAATGAAGTTAAATTTGACGAGGAATACGACGTTGTCATCATCGGAACTGGCTTTGCTGGCTCTATGGCGGCACTTCAAGCATTAAAACGCGGCTTAAAAGTCGCTTTAATAGAAAAAATGGGTCGCGCAGGCGGTAACTCTGTTATCAATGTCGGAAATATGGCTGTGCCAAATAACGCATTTCAAAAAGCCGAAGGTATAAAAGATAGCAAGGAGCTATTTATAGCTGACTGCTTAAAAGATGGGGTAAATTTAAATCACGTAGATCTTTTAAGTGTTATTTACGATAGAGCAAACGAAGCATTTGAATACCTAAAATCAACAGTTGGCGTTGAGTTTGTACCTAAATGTATATCAGCTAGCGGTCACTCTATCAAGCGTGCAGTTCAAGTAAAAGTAGCAAGCGGCTCAGGCTACATCCAACCTATGCATAAAATGATAGAAGCAAATCCAAATGCTATCATCAAAAAACGAACAAAATTTGATGAGTTTGTTATGGAGGGCGATAGGGTTGTAGGCATAAAATGCCGCGAAAACTACAAATTTGATTCAAGTCTTGCAAGCGATGATCTTGAAAATACAGGTGGCGACGTAAAATACATAAAAGCCAAAAATGGCGTTATACTAGCAGCTGGCGGATTTAGTAGCGACAAATGGTTCCGCGCTCAACAAGTGCCTTATCTAAAAACAAATATAGAAACAGTTTCACAACCGGGTGCGACTGCTGGTGCATTGCTAGCTGCTATGGATGTAGGTGCAAACCCACTACTTCTAAGCTGGATACAATTAAATCCATACACAAACCCAACAGAAAAAGGCTTTGGAACGTCAGCAGTATTTACAAACCACTGCTCAAATGACTATGGTTTAAGCATTAATCCAAAAACAGGCAAACGCTTTATGAACGAGCATGCAGGCAGAAAAATAAAATGCGATGCGATATTTAAAGTTATGGCTGAGGGCGCAAATAATGACAACTATCCTGTAAATATCTGCGACCAAGCAGCAGTAGATCTAAACAATCCGCTTTATACTTCAAAAGGTGTCGAGAGCGGCTCAATCAAGAAATTTAATACTCTTGAAGAGTTAGCAAAAGCTTACAATATACCAGTAGAGCCTTTCTTAAAAACGGTAAGTGACTTTAATGGCTATGTAAAAGCCGAAAAAGACCCTGAATTTGGCAAGCCCTTAAAACAAGCCGATGTTCATGGCATTGATGTATCAAAACCACCATTTTATGCTAGTTTAAGCACTCCTAAAATTCTATACTGCATGGGCGGCATACAGATAAATGAAAAGGCTCAAGTCATATCACGCAAAACACAAAAACCAATTGCTGGACTATACGCTGCCGGAGAAGTAACTGGTGGCATACAAGGCGGCGGAAGACTTGGAACTATGAGTATGAGTGATTGCATGGTGTTTGGTATGATTGCTGGTGAAAACATTTAA
- a CDS encoding response regulator transcription factor, translating into MIRILLIEDDEALAKLIARVLEKENVQTQIALNPLDGLEILKSNNYLLDAIVLDLSLPDMDGLEVCALVRKTHPSLPIIISSARSQTLDKIKGFELGADDYIAKPYEPIELVFRLRAILRRGITVVTDDKIFTIDVDKHILYKNGKILELPLAEYDIFAFLFEKEGFAVSREDLLLSLSSIKFQSGLKSIDVLVGRLRSRIGDSPKNPRFIHSVRGVGYKFINA; encoded by the coding sequence ATGATAAGAATTTTACTCATAGAAGATGATGAAGCTCTTGCAAAACTCATAGCAAGAGTATTAGAAAAAGAAAATGTCCAAACTCAAATCGCACTAAATCCGCTAGATGGACTTGAGATATTAAAGAGCAATAATTACTTGCTTGACGCTATTGTGCTTGATCTATCCTTGCCCGACATGGACGGGCTTGAAGTTTGCGCACTAGTTCGCAAAACACATCCTAGTTTACCCATCATTATAAGTTCAGCACGCTCGCAAACACTTGATAAAATAAAGGGTTTTGAACTAGGAGCTGATGATTATATTGCAAAACCTTATGAGCCAATCGAGCTTGTTTTTAGACTGCGGGCGATTTTGAGACGAGGGATAACTGTTGTAACTGATGATAAAATTTTTACCATAGATGTTGACAAACATATACTTTATAAAAATGGTAAAATCTTAGAGCTTCCTCTTGCAGAATATGATATATTTGCCTTTTTGTTTGAAAAAGAGGGGTTTGCCGTATCAAGAGAGGATTTGCTTTTAAGCCTAAGCTCAATAAAATTTCAAAGCGGCCTAAAAAGCATAGATGTGCTTGTAGGCAGATTACGTTCTCGTATCGGTGATAGCCCTAAGAATCCACGGTTCATACACTCAGTGCGTGGCGTAGGGTATAAATTTATAAATGCTTAA
- a CDS encoding ArsS family sensor histidine kinase: MLKISIIKLFSLLFLITLIVINLSFFVEYERRQKEHIYQTFQRFMLGTRIRENGGIDIPERLAEIGIVYSNLDNDDIRANGDILLYGTYSDMIDYNSTMYFVPHEINATHISVQDIMYTAAFETDDYSEVLSTKYVSALENTHKIDMSSFWTLFWSINGASFGFFVLLLGKLLNLRNLKRQIKAAGYKKQFNPIVMNTGDELEQIAGAFNSTMQKINDLKEARELFLRNILHEFRTPVMKGKIIAGINKDDEFRDDLKQIFSRQEIILNEIVKIEKFSSHDWELEFNEYRAIDLLDHAMDLLLRDDTWRIKIFTSEQAEIFNVDYELFATAIKNLLDNALKYSKNNVEVQILQGTFSIVSEGEPLEASRLDFSRIFNRKSEVAGSGLGLGIYIANQIFIKHGLELKYIHKSRKNIFVISKNNNK; this comes from the coding sequence ATGCTTAAAATTTCAATTATAAAACTCTTTTCACTACTATTTCTAATAACCCTGATAGTTATTAATTTGTCTTTTTTTGTAGAGTATGAACGTCGTCAAAAAGAACATATATACCAAACTTTTCAAAGGTTCATGCTTGGTACACGCATAAGAGAAAATGGTGGAATAGACATACCGGAAAGACTTGCAGAAATCGGTATAGTTTACAGTAATCTTGATAATGACGACATAAGGGCAAACGGTGATATTTTACTTTATGGGACATATTCTGACATGATTGACTATAATTCTACAATGTATTTTGTTCCACACGAAATAAATGCAACTCATATAAGTGTTCAAGATATAATGTATACAGCCGCATTTGAAACCGATGATTACAGCGAAGTATTATCAACAAAATATGTTTCTGCTTTAGAAAATACACACAAAATAGACATGTCTAGCTTTTGGACTTTGTTTTGGAGTATAAATGGTGCGAGTTTTGGTTTTTTTGTTTTACTTTTGGGTAAATTGCTTAATCTTAGAAATTTAAAAAGGCAAATTAAAGCCGCTGGTTATAAAAAACAATTTAACCCCATTGTCATGAATACCGGAGATGAACTAGAGCAGATAGCAGGTGCATTTAACTCAACAATGCAGAAAATTAATGACTTAAAGGAGGCTAGAGAGCTATTTTTGCGAAATATCTTACATGAGTTTCGCACACCAGTAATGAAAGGCAAAATCATAGCAGGAATAAATAAAGATGACGAGTTTAGAGATGATTTAAAACAAATTTTTTCTCGCCAAGAGATTATACTAAACGAGATTGTAAAAATAGAAAAATTTAGCTCTCATGATTGGGAGCTAGAATTTAACGAATACCGAGCGATAGATTTGCTAGATCATGCCATGGATTTACTATTACGAGATGATACATGGCGTATAAAAATTTTTACAAGCGAGCAGGCAGAGATTTTTAATGTGGACTATGAGTTATTTGCGACGGCTATTAAAAATTTGCTTGATAATGCTTTAAAATACTCAAAAAATAATGTCGAGGTACAAATTTTACAAGGGACTTTTAGTATAGTAAGTGAAGGTGAACCTTTAGAGGCATCAAGGCTGGACTTTAGCCGTATATTTAATCGCAAGAGCGAAGTAGCCGGTTCCGGACTTGGACTTGGCATATATATCGCTAATCAAATTTTTATAAAACACGGCCTGGAGCTAAAATATATCCATAAAAGCAGAAAAAACATCTTTGTAATCAGTAAAAACAATAACAAATAA